A stretch of the Nevskiales bacterium genome encodes the following:
- a CDS encoding pyridoxal-phosphate dependent enzyme, with amino-acid sequence MDPSGIPDTPPSGLTRRRLLAAGAGALGGAALAAAAGVGYTVYRVNQVGRYPSDRLLTLHAGRSNALFERFPALYGRLPWRPLATLPTPVEAWPAPPGMRRGTLYVKRDDLTAPLYGGNKIRKLEHLLAEAALREARSLVTIGGIGSNQALATALHGRALGFAVELSLFDHPVTAQVRANLLGEVEAGAQIKHAPGIAGCLLNARRAFAARAQAGERPYFISVGGSTRLGNAGFVTAGLELAAQLRAGALPVPDAIFIAAGSCGTAAGLIAGLQLAGLPSRVFAVRTAEPLFANRAVVTAYAADVLRYLRSLDPAVPEAKLADDAFELVGDYLGPAYAAPTPAARAAVDWAAARLPLETTYTGKALAACLDYCAGPGRDRNVLFWNTFNSRPFARAASPARLPASLQALFAEHG; translated from the coding sequence GTGGATCCTTCCGGCATACCCGACACCCCGCCATCCGGGCTGACCCGCCGGCGTTTGCTCGCCGCCGGTGCCGGCGCGCTCGGCGGCGCGGCACTGGCTGCTGCGGCGGGGGTGGGTTACACCGTCTACCGCGTCAACCAGGTCGGCCGCTACCCATCGGATCGGCTGCTGACGCTGCATGCTGGGCGATCGAATGCGCTGTTCGAGCGCTTTCCCGCTCTCTACGGCCGCCTGCCGTGGCGGCCGCTGGCGACACTGCCAACGCCGGTCGAGGCCTGGCCGGCGCCGCCCGGCATGCGGCGCGGCACGCTGTACGTCAAGCGCGATGACCTGACCGCGCCGCTCTACGGCGGCAACAAGATCAGGAAACTGGAACACCTGCTGGCCGAGGCCGCGCTGCGCGAGGCCAGGTCGCTGGTCACGATCGGCGGCATCGGCTCCAACCAGGCGCTGGCCACGGCCTTGCACGGCCGCGCCCTGGGCTTCGCGGTGGAGCTGTCGCTGTTCGACCACCCGGTGACCGCGCAAGTCAGGGCCAACCTGCTGGGCGAGGTCGAGGCCGGTGCGCAGATCAAGCATGCACCGGGCATCGCCGGCTGCCTGCTCAATGCGCGCCGCGCCTTCGCGGCGCGGGCGCAGGCCGGCGAGCGGCCGTATTTCATCTCGGTCGGCGGCAGCACGCGCCTGGGCAACGCCGGCTTCGTGACAGCCGGGCTCGAGCTGGCGGCGCAGCTGCGGGCCGGCGCGCTGCCGGTGCCCGACGCGATCTTCATCGCCGCCGGCAGCTGCGGCACCGCCGCCGGCCTCATCGCCGGGCTGCAGCTGGCGGGGCTGCCGTCCCGCGTGTTCGCGGTGCGCACGGCCGAGCCGCTGTTCGCGAACCGGGCCGTCGTTACCGCCTATGCCGCCGACGTGCTGCGCTATCTGCGCAGCCTGGATCCCGCGGTGCCGGAGGCGAAGCTGGCGGACGATGCGTTCGAGCTGGTCGGCGATTACCTCGGCCCGGCTTATGCCGCACCGACGCCCGCGGCACGCGCGGCCGTGGACTGGGCCGCGGCGCGTCTGCCGCTGGAGACGACCTATACCGGTAAGGCGCTGGCTGCCTGCCTCGACTACTGCGCCGGCCCGGGCCGCGACCGCAATGTGCTG
- a CDS encoding YbhB/YbcL family Raf kinase inhibitor-like protein has protein sequence MQLRSDSFRDNQPMPGKYAFCVPDPASHVKLADNHNPHLAWTGAPTGTKSFVLICVDPDAPTRPDDVNREGRTVPASLPRGNFFHWVMVDIPANVTEIAAGSCSHGVHAHGKKHPPGPSGSRQGVNDYTGWFKGDAAMEGVYHGYDGPCPPWNDAIPHRYRFTVYATDLARCPVEGEFTAQQVLAAIQGHVLAEASLTGLYTLNPAVKL, from the coding sequence ATGCAGCTTCGCAGCGACAGTTTCAGGGACAACCAGCCCATGCCCGGCAAGTATGCGTTCTGCGTGCCGGACCCGGCCAGTCACGTCAAGCTCGCCGACAACCACAACCCGCACCTGGCCTGGACCGGTGCGCCGACGGGTACGAAAAGCTTCGTGCTGATTTGCGTCGACCCGGATGCGCCGACGCGCCCCGATGACGTCAACCGGGAAGGCCGCACGGTGCCGGCCAGCCTGCCCCGCGGCAATTTCTTCCACTGGGTCATGGTGGACATCCCCGCCAACGTGACCGAGATCGCCGCCGGCAGCTGCAGTCACGGTGTGCACGCGCACGGCAAGAAGCATCCGCCCGGACCGTCCGGCAGCCGCCAGGGCGTCAACGACTACACCGGCTGGTTCAAGGGCGATGCGGCGATGGAGGGCGTCTATCACGGCTACGATGGCCCCTGCCCGCCCTGGAACGACGCCATTCCGCACCGCTACCGCTTCACGGTCTATGCCACCGACCTCGCGCGCTGCCCGGTGGAAGGCGAGTTCACGGCCCAGCAGGTGCTGGCCGCGATCCAGGGGCATGTGCTGGCCGAGGCCAGCCTCACGGGCCTGTATACCCTGAACCCGGCCGTGAAGCTTTGA
- a CDS encoding uroporphyrinogen-III synthase, producing MAGTLEEKLTGRLIALPETRELDLFADMLERRGARTLRCPLVGIHDAPDAAPVQAWIERCIAGEFDDLVLLTGEGLRRLLGFAARAGRREAFVQALTGLRKITRGPKPARALRDIGLKPDLAASEPTTEGIIRDLQPLDLRGRCVGVQLYGTDPNRRLLDFLQTAGARVFPVAPYVYANASDDARVCDLIAQLAAGAVDAIAFTSQPQVRRLFDVARANALEAQLRAGFEGTTVAAVGPVVAQQLREAGVRVDLMPADSYFLKPLVNELAARLGPAGGRT from the coding sequence GTGGCGGGTACGCTCGAGGAAAAACTCACCGGCCGGCTGATCGCGCTGCCCGAGACGCGCGAGCTCGACCTGTTCGCCGACATGCTAGAGCGCCGCGGTGCACGCACACTGCGCTGCCCGCTGGTCGGCATCCATGACGCACCCGACGCGGCGCCCGTCCAGGCCTGGATCGAGCGCTGCATCGCCGGCGAATTCGACGATCTCGTCCTGCTCACAGGCGAAGGCCTGCGCCGTCTGCTCGGCTTCGCCGCGCGCGCCGGCCGGCGCGAAGCCTTCGTGCAGGCGCTCACCGGCCTGCGCAAGATCACGCGCGGGCCCAAGCCCGCGCGGGCGCTGCGCGACATCGGCCTGAAACCCGACCTCGCCGCGAGCGAACCCACCACCGAGGGCATCATCCGCGACCTGCAACCGCTGGACCTGCGTGGACGGTGTGTCGGCGTGCAGCTCTACGGCACGGATCCCAACCGCAGGCTGCTGGATTTCCTGCAGACCGCCGGCGCCCGTGTCTTTCCCGTTGCGCCTTACGTTTATGCCAACGCCAGCGACGATGCGCGCGTGTGCGACCTGATCGCGCAGCTCGCGGCCGGCGCGGTGGACGCCATCGCCTTCACCAGTCAGCCGCAGGTCCGGCGGTTGTTCGACGTGGCCCGTGCCAACGCCCTGGAAGCGCAGTTGCGAGCAGGTTTCGAGGGGACCACGGTGGCGGCGGTCGGCCCAGTGGTGGCGCAGCAGTTGCGCGAGGCTGGCGTGCGCGTGGACTTGATGCCGGCCGACAGCTACTTCCTCAAGCCCCTGGTCAACGAACTGGCGGCACGGCTGGGCCCGGCGGGCGGCCGAACTTGA
- the ychF gene encoding redox-regulated ATPase YchF: MGIKCGIVGLPNVGKSTLFNALTQAGIPAENYPFCTIDPNVGVVPVPDPRLAVLAQIVKPEKVVPATVEFVDIAGLVAGASRGEGLGNQFLSHIRETDAIAHVVRCFANDDVIHVAGSVDPLRDIEIINTELALADLETVSRALERAVKAAKTGDKEALARKALLEPMQALLNEGKPARALGLSAEQRKVLRDLNLITVKPTLYVANVDERGFDDNPLLERVRQFAAVEGSEVVAVCAAIEGEIAQLDDADKAAFLEDLGLAEPGLNRVIRAAYKLLGLETYFTAGVKEVRAWTVKAGSTAPQAAGVIHSDFEKGFIRAEVVAYDDFVKYRGEAGAKEAGRWRLEGKDYVVQEGDVMHFRFNV; this comes from the coding sequence ATGGGAATTAAATGCGGCATCGTGGGCTTGCCGAACGTCGGCAAGTCCACGCTCTTCAACGCGCTCACACAGGCCGGTATCCCGGCCGAGAACTACCCCTTCTGCACCATCGATCCGAACGTCGGCGTGGTGCCCGTGCCCGACCCGCGGCTCGCCGTGCTGGCGCAGATCGTCAAGCCGGAGAAGGTCGTGCCCGCCACGGTTGAATTCGTGGACATCGCCGGCCTGGTCGCCGGCGCCTCCAGGGGCGAGGGGCTGGGCAACCAGTTCCTGTCGCATATCCGCGAGACCGACGCGATCGCTCATGTGGTGCGCTGCTTCGCCAACGACGACGTGATCCACGTCGCGGGCAGTGTGGACCCGCTGCGTGACATCGAGATCATCAACACCGAGTTGGCATTGGCCGACCTCGAGACCGTCAGCCGCGCGCTGGAGCGCGCGGTCAAGGCCGCCAAGACCGGCGACAAGGAGGCGCTGGCGCGCAAGGCCCTGCTGGAGCCCATGCAGGCGCTGCTCAACGAAGGCAAGCCGGCGCGCGCGCTGGGACTGTCCGCCGAGCAGCGCAAGGTCCTGCGCGATCTCAACCTCATCACCGTCAAGCCGACGCTGTACGTCGCCAACGTGGACGAGCGCGGTTTCGATGACAACCCTTTGCTGGAGCGTGTGCGCCAGTTCGCCGCGGTGGAAGGCTCGGAGGTGGTGGCGGTATGCGCGGCGATCGAGGGCGAGATCGCCCAGCTCGACGACGCCGACAAGGCGGCGTTCCTCGAGGACTTGGGCCTCGCCGAGCCGGGCCTCAACCGCGTGATCCGCGCCGCCTACAAGCTGCTGGGGCTGGAGACCTATTTCACCGCCGGGGTGAAGGAAGTGCGCGCCTGGACGGTCAAGGCGGGTTCCACCGCCCCGCAGGCCGCCGGCGTCATCCACAGCGACTTCGAAAAGGGTTTCATCCGGGCCGAGGTCGTCGCCTACGACGATTTCGTGAAGTACCGCGGCGAGGCGGGTGCCAAGGAGGCCGGTCGCTGGCGGCTGGAAGGCAAGGATTACGTCGTGCAGGAAGGCGATGTGATGCACTTCCGCTTCAACGTCTGA
- the pth gene encoding aminoacyl-tRNA hydrolase has translation MALRAIVGLGNPGPEHAADRHNAGFWFVDALARSGRVTFHAERKFSGELARLALAGQDLLLLKPATYMNRSGQAVQALMAFYKLAPDELLVVHDELDLPPGTARLKRGGGHGGHNGLRSLHEHIGPDYARLRIGIGHPGHKDRVHDYVLSRPTSEQQRAMEHALARARDALTVLLSDGWDKATQRLHTEANGN, from the coding sequence ATGGCGTTGCGTGCGATCGTGGGGCTGGGCAATCCCGGCCCCGAACACGCCGCCGACCGGCACAACGCGGGCTTCTGGTTCGTGGACGCGCTCGCGCGCAGCGGGCGCGTCACTTTTCATGCTGAGCGCAAGTTCAGCGGCGAGCTGGCCCGGCTGGCGCTGGCCGGACAAGACCTGCTGCTGCTCAAGCCCGCCACCTACATGAACCGCAGCGGCCAGGCCGTGCAGGCGCTGATGGCCTTCTACAAGCTCGCGCCGGACGAACTGCTGGTGGTGCACGACGAACTTGACCTGCCGCCGGGCACGGCGCGGCTCAAGCGCGGCGGCGGGCACGGCGGGCACAACGGTCTGCGCAGCCTGCACGAGCACATCGGCCCGGACTATGCCCGCCTGCGCATCGGCATCGGCCATCCGGGACACAAGGACCGCGTGCACGACTACGTGCTCAGCCGGCCTACGTCCGAGCAGCAGCGGGCCATGGAACACGCACTGGCGCGGGCCCGGGACGCGCTGACCGTGCTGCTGAGCGACGGCTGGGACAAGGCGACACAACGACTGCACACGGAAGCCAATGGGAATTAA